In Archaeoglobaceae archaeon, a single window of DNA contains:
- a CDS encoding DNA topoisomerase I, whose protein sequence is MSWLIITEKQNAAERIAKILFKDVKTLKKGKISYYHSPSGDAYVIGLKGHILELDFPKKFRSWTKTKLLDLINADFIKEEKEKEIISLLKELAKKAERVTIATDFDREGELIGVEALEIIARDDLKVDRARFSAITKEEILKAFNSPAKVDFNLANSALARQKIDLIWGAVLTRFISLSSGRLGKDFLSVGRVQTPTLRLIIEREKEIENFKPKKYYEIFIDLKNFLAKHPERYKDINEAKKVLSKVGENAIVKNFKSITRAEAKPIPFNTTEFLRVASNFIPPHMAMSIAENLYINGYISYPRTDNTVYPASLNLLEIAKAFLNSDFAKEAKIVLSQKEIVPSRGKKETTDHPPIYPTAVAKRNELSANEWKIYELIVRRFLATLAENAIWEIRSVELDSNGVRFIAGGRELIKPGWREIYNYSKAEEIRLPVLRVGETIRIMNKKIQEKETKPPPRFSPSTLIKLMEKLNLGTKSTRHEIIKKLLSRGYIDGNPYRPTQIAFSVIDVLKDKAETITLPEMTAKLEDEMDKIAEGTKSESEVVSESRKMLLEILKNIHEDNVATKLKEGLKKDKIIGKCPNCGKEILIRKSRAGKRFIGCSGYPDCKFSLPLPQKGSIYVTAKTCKDHDIRILKIRSKKSWIFCPLCNYNEFEKSKSSKEC, encoded by the coding sequence ATGAGTTGGCTCATAATCACCGAAAAGCAGAACGCTGCAGAAAGAATAGCCAAAATACTTTTTAAAGATGTAAAAACTTTAAAGAAGGGCAAAATTTCTTATTATCACTCCCCTTCAGGAGATGCATATGTTATTGGGCTCAAAGGGCATATTTTAGAGCTTGATTTTCCCAAGAAATTCAGAAGCTGGACAAAGACAAAGCTTTTAGATTTAATTAATGCAGATTTTATAAAAGAAGAAAAAGAAAAAGAGATAATCTCCTTGCTGAAAGAACTTGCGAAAAAAGCAGAGCGTGTGACAATTGCCACAGATTTCGATCGAGAAGGAGAACTTATAGGGGTTGAGGCGCTCGAGATAATAGCAAGAGATGATTTAAAAGTTGATAGAGCTAGATTTAGTGCCATCACAAAGGAGGAGATACTAAAGGCCTTCAATTCTCCAGCAAAGGTTGACTTCAATCTCGCAAACTCAGCACTCGCAAGACAAAAGATTGACCTAATATGGGGAGCTGTTCTTACGAGATTTATTTCTTTGAGCTCTGGTAGGCTTGGAAAGGATTTTCTAAGTGTTGGTAGAGTGCAAACTCCGACTTTAAGGCTAATAATTGAAAGAGAGAAAGAGATTGAGAATTTCAAGCCTAAAAAATACTATGAGATTTTTATAGATCTTAAAAATTTCTTAGCAAAGCATCCTGAAAGATATAAGGACATTAATGAGGCAAAAAAAGTCCTATCGAAAGTTGGAGAGAATGCGATAGTCAAGAATTTCAAATCAATTACTCGAGCAGAGGCAAAGCCGATACCCTTCAACACAACAGAATTTCTCCGGGTTGCATCCAATTTCATACCACCTCATATGGCAATGAGCATTGCTGAGAATTTATACATAAATGGCTATATCAGCTATCCAAGAACGGATAACACTGTCTACCCAGCGTCTCTAAACCTTTTGGAAATAGCAAAAGCTTTTTTAAATAGTGATTTTGCTAAGGAAGCAAAAATTGTCCTTAGTCAAAAAGAAATAGTCCCTTCAAGAGGGAAAAAAGAGACAACGGACCATCCACCAATTTATCCCACTGCAGTTGCTAAACGCAATGAACTCAGTGCAAATGAATGGAAAATATACGAGCTTATAGTCAGAAGATTCCTTGCTACACTTGCCGAAAATGCTATCTGGGAAATAAGAAGTGTTGAACTTGATAGTAACGGTGTTAGATTTATTGCTGGAGGAAGAGAGCTCATCAAACCCGGATGGAGAGAGATATACAATTATTCAAAGGCTGAAGAGATTCGACTTCCGGTGCTAAGAGTTGGTGAAACCATCCGGATCATGAATAAAAAAATTCAAGAAAAAGAGACCAAACCTCCACCAAGGTTCAGCCCTTCAACGCTAATAAAACTTATGGAAAAGCTAAATCTTGGGACTAAGTCCACAAGACATGAGATAATTAAAAAACTGCTTAGCAGGGGATATATAGACGGAAATCCATATCGTCCAACCCAGATAGCATTTTCTGTTATCGATGTTCTCAAGGATAAAGCAGAAACCATAACGCTTCCTGAAATGACTGCAAAACTTGAAGATGAGATGGACAAGATTGCAGAGGGAACTAAAAGTGAGTCAGAAGTCGTCTCAGAGTCAAGAAAAATGCTCCTTGAAATTCTGAAAAATATTCATGAAGACAATGTAGCCACTAAGCTCAAAGAAGGATTAAAAAAGGATAAAATAATCGGAAAGTGTCCAAATTGCGGAAAAGAGATATTAATAAGAAAATCAAGAGCTGGAAAAAGATTCATAGGCTGTTCAGGATATCCAGACTGCAAATTTAGTCTTCCACTTCCACAGAAGGGTTCGATTTATGTAACAGCAAAAACATGCAAAGATCACGACATTAGGATTCTCAAAATTCGAAGCAAGAAATCCTGGATTTTTTGCCCACTTTGCAACTACAATGAGTTTGAAAAATCCAAAAGTTCAAAGGAGTGTTAA
- a CDS encoding NAD-dependent epimerase/dehydratase family protein has protein sequence MILVTGGAGFIGSHLVDRLVEIDRVVVLDNLSTGRREFVNDDAELHVVNLAEDDLTNFLKGADEVWHLAANPDVRMGVDKPDDIYKNNVVATYRLLEAMRKANVRKIIFTSTSTVYGEAKQIPTPEEHPTHPISIYGASKLACEALIESYCHTFDFQAYIYRFANVIGKRSTHGVIYDFIKKLRDNPAELEILGNGEQNKSYIYIEDCISAMFVGLKAKGKVNIFNIGSEDQIKVRRIAEIVAEEMGLNPKFRFTGGDRGWKGDVPIMLLSIDKLKALGWKPKLGSEEAVRKTVRDLLDEEH, from the coding sequence ATGATTCTTGTTACGGGTGGCGCGGGGTTTATAGGGAGTCATCTCGTTGATAGGCTTGTAGAAATTGACAGAGTAGTTGTTCTTGATAACCTTTCAACCGGTAGAAGGGAATTTGTTAACGATGACGCAGAATTACACGTCGTGAATCTTGCAGAAGATGATTTGACCAATTTTTTAAAAGGTGCAGATGAAGTTTGGCATTTGGCAGCAAATCCAGATGTAAGGATGGGTGTTGATAAGCCTGATGATATCTACAAGAACAATGTCGTGGCCACATATAGACTTCTTGAAGCTATGAGAAAAGCAAATGTGCGAAAAATCATCTTTACGTCTACATCCACAGTTTATGGTGAGGCAAAGCAAATTCCAACTCCAGAAGAGCACCCAACACATCCGATAAGCATTTATGGAGCTTCAAAACTCGCTTGTGAGGCTTTGATAGAGTCATACTGTCATACTTTTGATTTTCAGGCATACATATATAGATTTGCGAATGTTATCGGGAAAAGGAGCACTCATGGTGTTATCTATGATTTTATAAAAAAGTTGAGGGATAATCCAGCAGAACTCGAAATTCTGGGGAACGGAGAGCAAAATAAGTCATACATCTACATCGAGGATTGCATTTCAGCAATGTTTGTCGGATTAAAGGCTAAAGGGAAAGTAAACATCTTTAACATCGGTTCTGAGGACCAGATTAAAGTGAGGAGGATCGCGGAGATTGTTGCGGAGGAGATGGGTCTAAATCCAAAGTTTAGATTTACAGGCGGAGATCGTGGTTGGAAGGGCGACGTTCCGATAATGCTTCTCTCTATAGACAAACTGAAAGCTTTGGGCTGGAAGCCAAAACTTGGAAGTGAAGAAGCGGTTAGAAAAACTGTTAGAGACCTTTTAGATGAAGAGCACTGA
- the lonB gene encoding ATP-dependent protease LonB: MNEIKELLGGLEFEDTREIKVPEKLIDQVIGQDHAVEAIKKAAVQKRHVMLIGSPGTGKSMLAKAMAELLPKEELEDILCYPNPQDPNQPKIKLVPAGKGKEIVEAYKQEAMKKAQARNFMVITLIFMVILYVAIVDPKNFIWGLIAGLLLLMVSRYFIPREERNVPKLLVDNSERKTAPFEDATGAHAGALFGDVRHDPFQSGGLETPAHERVEAGAIHRAHKGVLYIDEINTLTIESQQKLLTALQDKKFPITGQSERSSGAMVRTEPVPCDFILVAAGNLDALMGMHPALRSRIEGYGYEIYMNDTMPDTPENRQKIVRFVAQEVVKDGKIPHFDKFAVAEIVREAMRRAGRRNHLTLRLRELGGLIRTAGDIAKSEGAEIVRLEHVLKAKKIAKTVEEQLADRYIERRKDYKLFLTEGYEVGRVNGLAVIGESAGIVLPIIAEITPAMSKSEGKVIATGRLQEIAREAVMNVSAIIKKIIGKDTSNFDIHIQFVGTYEGVEGDSASISVATAVISAIENIPVDQSVAMTGSLSVRGDVLPVGGVTQKIEAAIQAGLKKVIIPKGNSDDVLLDSEHEGKIEIIPVSRIEEVLEHALADSEKKIKLIEKFKEYNYALAS, encoded by the coding sequence ATGAACGAGATAAAAGAACTGCTGGGCGGTCTGGAGTTTGAGGATACACGGGAGATAAAAGTTCCAGAAAAATTAATTGATCAAGTTATCGGGCAAGATCACGCTGTTGAAGCGATAAAGAAGGCTGCAGTTCAAAAAAGACATGTAATGCTCATTGGCTCTCCAGGCACAGGAAAATCAATGCTTGCAAAGGCGATGGCAGAGCTTTTGCCCAAGGAAGAGCTTGAAGATATACTCTGCTACCCGAATCCCCAAGATCCAAACCAGCCAAAGATAAAACTCGTTCCTGCAGGAAAAGGTAAAGAAATTGTCGAAGCCTACAAACAGGAAGCAATGAAAAAAGCGCAGGCAAGGAATTTCATGGTAATTACTCTGATTTTCATGGTAATTCTGTATGTCGCTATAGTGGATCCTAAAAATTTTATCTGGGGATTGATAGCAGGTTTACTTCTTTTAATGGTCTCGAGATATTTTATTCCACGAGAAGAAAGAAACGTTCCCAAGCTGTTGGTCGATAACTCTGAAAGAAAGACTGCCCCATTCGAAGACGCAACAGGAGCACATGCAGGAGCTCTTTTCGGAGACGTGAGACATGACCCCTTCCAGAGCGGTGGCCTTGAGACTCCTGCACATGAAAGAGTTGAAGCCGGAGCGATCCACAGAGCTCATAAAGGTGTTCTTTACATTGACGAGATTAATACCCTTACAATTGAATCACAGCAAAAACTGCTGACAGCTTTGCAGGACAAAAAGTTTCCGATTACTGGTCAGAGCGAGAGGAGTAGCGGTGCAATGGTTCGCACCGAGCCCGTGCCGTGTGATTTTATTCTTGTAGCTGCTGGAAACCTTGATGCCCTGATGGGAATGCATCCCGCTCTAAGAAGCAGAATTGAAGGATATGGCTACGAGATATACATGAACGACACAATGCCCGATACTCCAGAGAACAGACAGAAAATTGTAAGGTTCGTTGCTCAGGAAGTTGTTAAAGACGGTAAGATTCCACATTTTGACAAGTTCGCAGTTGCCGAAATAGTAAGAGAGGCGATGAGAAGAGCGGGAAGAAGAAACCACCTAACTCTTAGACTTAGAGAACTGGGAGGATTGATAAGGACTGCTGGAGACATAGCCAAAAGTGAAGGGGCTGAGATTGTTAGACTTGAACACGTGCTTAAGGCAAAGAAAATTGCAAAGACTGTGGAAGAACAACTCGCGGACAGATACATAGAGAGAAGAAAGGACTACAAGCTTTTCCTTACAGAGGGCTATGAAGTCGGTAGAGTTAACGGTCTTGCAGTTATTGGCGAAAGTGCAGGAATAGTTCTACCAATAATTGCGGAAATAACGCCAGCAATGAGCAAATCCGAAGGAAAGGTTATTGCAACTGGAAGGCTTCAGGAAATTGCAAGGGAGGCTGTAATGAACGTTTCAGCAATCATAAAGAAGATAATAGGAAAGGACACGTCGAACTTCGACATTCACATCCAGTTTGTCGGCACTTATGAGGGTGTTGAAGGTGATTCAGCAAGCATAAGTGTTGCAACTGCTGTAATCTCTGCAATAGAGAATATTCCGGTAGATCAATCTGTTGCGATGACAGGAAGTCTTTCCGTGCGTGGTGATGTGCTTCCAGTTGGTGGTGTGACTCAGAAGATCGAGGCAGCAATTCAGGCAGGATTAAAGAAGGTCATAATTCCGAAGGGAAATTCTGACGATGTTTTGCTCGACTCAGAACATGAAGGAAAAATCGAAATCATACCAGTTTCGAGAATTGAAGAAGTTCTTGAACATGCCTTAGCAGATAGCGAGAAGAAGATAAAGCTGATCGAAAAATTCAAGGAGTATAACTACGCCCTTGCAAGTTGA
- a CDS encoding PRC-barrel domain-containing protein produces MKIPARSLSRKTVVLTDGTVVGTLYNITVDFKTGALMNLVVKPTNEIPELRKEEDMYIIPFECVHALKDYIVIDKRKLRM; encoded by the coding sequence ATGAAAATACCGGCGAGAAGTCTTTCAAGAAAAACCGTGGTTTTGACTGACGGAACTGTTGTTGGCACTCTCTACAATATAACGGTTGATTTTAAAACAGGTGCATTAATGAATCTGGTTGTAAAGCCAACAAACGAAATTCCTGAGCTTAGAAAAGAAGAGGACATGTATATAATCCCATTTGAGTGCGTTCATGCCCTAAAAGATTACATTGTAATCGACAAGAGGAAGCTGAGAATGTGA
- a CDS encoding winged helix-turn-helix domain-containing protein, with the protein MKIGSIASNPNKLRLMEVLQKGETTKEGIAKKIRLPLNTLEGILTELIDDGLVSTISNNYRLTEEGEKTLKSMKEDVRGKRK; encoded by the coding sequence GTGAAGATCGGCTCCATCGCGTCGAATCCTAATAAACTGAGACTGATGGAAGTTCTGCAGAAAGGAGAAACGACTAAAGAAGGGATTGCAAAAAAGATAAGGCTTCCCCTCAACACATTGGAAGGTATTTTGACTGAACTGATCGATGATGGCCTTGTTTCGACTATCAGTAACAATTATAGACTCACAGAAGAGGGAGAAAAGACCCTTAAATCGATGAAAGAAGATGTTAGAGGAAAGAGAAAGTAA
- a CDS encoding KH domain-containing protein, whose translation MRLEIEVPEDRVGVILGKEGENKKKIEEKCGCKISVVKNVVIVDCPDSLSLMKVKNVITAISRGFSPEISLKLLENEDLIFESIDLSQLIPEKAMQRILGRIIGKEGTMKKQIEDMLNVNLSIYNNFVSIIGDFENVTIAREAINMLINGAQHSTVLKFIERKRRDFKLGF comes from the coding sequence ATGAGACTCGAGATTGAAGTTCCAGAAGATAGGGTTGGGGTAATTCTGGGAAAAGAAGGGGAGAATAAGAAGAAAATTGAAGAGAAGTGCGGATGCAAAATTTCAGTGGTAAAAAATGTTGTGATAGTTGACTGTCCGGACAGTTTAAGTCTGATGAAGGTGAAAAACGTTATAACAGCAATTTCGAGAGGTTTTAGTCCAGAAATAAGCCTGAAGCTCCTCGAAAATGAAGACCTAATATTCGAATCTATCGATCTATCCCAGCTAATCCCAGAAAAAGCTATGCAGAGAATTTTGGGCAGAATTATAGGAAAAGAAGGCACTATGAAAAAACAAATTGAAGACATGCTAAATGTGAATCTTAGCATTTACAACAACTTTGTTTCGATTATTGGGGACTTTGAAAATGTTACTATTGCAAGAGAAGCAATAAACATGCTTATAAACGGTGCTCAGCACTCTACAGTCTTGAAATTCATCGAAAGGAAGCGAAGAGACTTCAAATTAGGATTCTAA
- a CDS encoding inositol-3-phosphate synthase yields MKLWMIGAYGIVSTTAMAGAKAIENGLVDKTGLVTALPYFKLLDEVVPFEFDFGGHEIRMLPNAFVALKEHWDQNKHFEYELLEKVQKDLSEIVAKKGTALNCGSGLMALGSLQTLEDENLSLREIVDRICRDMKEFADRNTVVVNVASTEPLPKLNEKFHTSIEGFEEMLDEDRKEFATASMLYAYSAIKLGLPYANFTPSVGSSILALKKLAEEKNVPHAGNDGKTGETLVKTTLAPMFAYRNLKVEGWMSYNILGDYDGKVLAAKDNKESKILSKDRVLEKALGYTPFSITEIEFFPSLVDNKTAFDFIHFRGFLGKLMKFYFIWDAIDAIVASPLVLDIARLLIFAKKNGVGGVVKELAFFFKSPMDCEIVNTHEQFEILKKWFNQLARA; encoded by the coding sequence ATGAAGCTCTGGATGATTGGGGCATATGGCATTGTATCAACCACAGCCATGGCAGGTGCAAAGGCTATAGAAAATGGATTGGTGGATAAGACAGGACTTGTGACAGCTTTGCCTTATTTTAAATTGCTTGACGAAGTGGTCCCATTTGAGTTCGATTTCGGAGGTCACGAAATCCGCATGCTACCAAATGCCTTTGTAGCCCTAAAAGAGCACTGGGATCAGAACAAACACTTTGAATATGAACTACTCGAAAAAGTTCAGAAAGATCTAAGTGAGATTGTTGCAAAAAAGGGAACTGCATTGAATTGTGGTAGCGGGCTCATGGCTTTGGGAAGTCTTCAAACTCTTGAAGACGAAAATTTGAGCTTGAGAGAAATTGTGGATAGGATTTGCAGGGATATGAAGGAATTTGCTGACAGGAATACGGTTGTTGTTAATGTGGCATCCACTGAACCTTTGCCAAAATTGAACGAGAAGTTTCACACAAGTATTGAAGGCTTTGAAGAAATGCTCGATGAGGATAGAAAAGAGTTTGCGACCGCCAGCATGCTTTATGCTTATTCTGCTATTAAACTTGGACTTCCGTATGCAAACTTTACTCCAAGCGTTGGTTCTTCAATTTTGGCCCTGAAAAAGCTTGCTGAAGAGAAAAATGTGCCCCACGCTGGGAATGATGGCAAGACCGGAGAAACTCTTGTTAAAACTACGCTTGCACCCATGTTTGCGTATAGAAATTTGAAGGTTGAGGGCTGGATGAGCTACAACATCTTGGGAGACTATGACGGCAAGGTTTTGGCTGCAAAGGATAACAAAGAGAGCAAAATATTAAGCAAGGATAGGGTTCTTGAAAAAGCCTTAGGTTATACCCCCTTTAGCATAACCGAGATTGAGTTTTTCCCAAGCCTTGTTGATAACAAAACAGCATTCGACTTTATACATTTCCGAGGATTTTTGGGTAAGCTTATGAAGTTCTATTTTATATGGGATGCAATAGATGCGATCGTTGCAAGTCCACTCGTGCTGGACATCGCCAGACTTTTAATATTTGCAAAGAAAAACGGAGTTGGTGGTGTGGTCAAGGAACTTGCATTCTTTTTCAAGAGTCCAATGGACTGTGAAATTGTTAACACTCACGAACAATTCGAAATACTTAAAAAATGGTTTAATCAACTTGCAAGGGCGTAG
- a CDS encoding M42 family metallopeptidase has translation MIELIKKLSNAHGISGFEDELREIIKAEVERFADEVRVDSMGNLIATRNGSELEMMISAHMDEIGFVVKQIDDKGFIRFAPIGGWFSQIALAQRVILYGKKKVHGVIGCKPPHLMKDEERKKAIEISDMFIDVGAKNKEEVFNLGINVGTPIALDREVAMLANNRITGKAFDNRVGLAVAIEAFRKSKSRATIQFVATVQEEVGLKGAKTSAFSIEPDVAIAVDSCVSADFPGSESAHMDIGLGRGPVITVVDASGRGLIVSQTVLRWLKETAEKYRIPYQLEVAEGGTTDASAINLTKSGIPAGVISIPARYIHSPVEVVDLIDVENAVELVVRATETVEEYFGVRK, from the coding sequence ATGATAGAGCTGATAAAGAAGCTGAGCAATGCTCATGGTATAAGTGGTTTTGAAGACGAATTGAGGGAGATAATAAAAGCTGAAGTGGAGAGATTTGCCGATGAAGTCAGAGTAGACTCGATGGGAAACCTAATAGCAACAAGAAATGGTTCTGAGCTCGAAATGATGATCTCCGCTCACATGGATGAGATAGGTTTTGTAGTAAAGCAGATCGATGATAAGGGCTTTATAAGATTCGCACCAATAGGTGGCTGGTTTTCGCAGATAGCTCTAGCCCAAAGGGTAATTTTATATGGAAAAAAGAAAGTTCATGGGGTTATAGGCTGTAAGCCCCCACATCTGATGAAAGATGAAGAGAGAAAGAAGGCCATTGAGATCAGCGACATGTTTATCGATGTGGGTGCTAAGAACAAAGAAGAAGTCTTTAATCTCGGAATAAACGTTGGAACTCCGATTGCCCTTGATAGAGAAGTTGCGATGCTTGCCAACAACAGAATCACAGGTAAGGCTTTTGATAACCGTGTGGGCCTGGCAGTTGCGATCGAAGCCTTTAGAAAGAGCAAAAGCAGGGCAACAATTCAATTTGTAGCCACTGTTCAGGAAGAGGTTGGGTTAAAGGGTGCCAAAACTTCTGCTTTTTCAATTGAGCCCGACGTTGCAATTGCAGTGGATTCCTGTGTGTCTGCAGATTTTCCAGGGAGTGAAAGTGCTCATATGGACATTGGATTAGGGAGAGGGCCAGTTATCACAGTGGTTGATGCTTCGGGGCGGGGATTGATAGTCTCACAGACTGTTCTCAGATGGCTAAAAGAAACAGCTGAGAAATACCGGATTCCTTATCAGCTGGAAGTTGCTGAAGGCGGAACAACGGATGCAAGTGCAATAAATCTAACAAAATCTGGAATACCTGCAGGGGTGATAAGCATACCGGCGAGATACATCCACAGTCCCGTGGAGGTAGTGGATTTGATCGACGTCGAAAATGCGGTTGAGCTTGTGGTAAGGGCTACTGAAACCGTGGAAGAATACTTCGGAGTGAGAAAATGA
- a CDS encoding DUF1614 domain-containing protein: MRDYIFPPIILPLFLILIVVPFLILVFVFTGSAVFRLLFGVDSEKSLLLLGMIVIGSLINVPLYQRRGIELVQRYEIFGFIYSIRSRKKLIVAVNIGGCVIPVILSMKLLLDIYDLISPLFLIGAFLLSSIIIYGFARPIVGVGIVIPMLIPPIIATIASYIALSLSDAPMILLPKLSFLIGVLSTLFGADILHLKEIEKVGYGVISIGGAGTFDGIFLTGIFAVLFSVLFI; this comes from the coding sequence GTGAGGGACTACATTTTCCCTCCCATAATACTACCACTATTTTTGATCCTTATCGTTGTTCCCTTTCTGATACTCGTATTTGTGTTCACGGGTTCTGCAGTTTTCAGACTTCTTTTCGGTGTTGATAGCGAAAAATCTCTTCTATTGCTCGGTATGATCGTAATAGGAAGTCTCATCAATGTTCCACTATACCAGAGAAGAGGTATCGAGCTCGTGCAGAGATACGAGATCTTTGGATTCATATACTCTATCCGGAGTAGAAAAAAGCTCATTGTGGCGGTGAATATTGGGGGGTGTGTTATTCCAGTCATTCTTTCAATGAAACTTCTTCTGGACATATACGATCTTATTTCGCCCCTCTTTCTTATTGGTGCTTTCTTGCTTTCTTCCATCATAATCTACGGATTTGCCAGACCAATTGTGGGTGTTGGAATAGTAATCCCGATGCTAATTCCTCCGATAATCGCAACTATAGCGAGTTATATTGCGCTTAGCCTCTCAGATGCTCCTATGATACTTCTGCCGAAGCTTTCATTCCTCATTGGTGTGCTTTCAACGCTTTTCGGAGCGGATATCCTTCATCTTAAAGAGATCGAAAAGGTGGGTTATGGTGTTATAAGCATAGGCGGAGCAGGAACTTTTGACGGGATTTTCCTCACGGGAATATTTGCAGTCCTATTTTCAGTGCTCTTCATCTAA
- a CDS encoding MarR family transcriptional regulator — translation MTDFQIVDTREEILKILDQKGEILQKDLWKELKIDSSKCSRILRKLEKEGLIRRVEVVVDGVKTFKIVSSKFEEKKAEEDRLDLRTVMDRMEQIARLPPCYGCLELECEAERCLKLEVWFLKVCKFG, via the coding sequence ATGACCGATTTTCAGATTGTAGATACAAGAGAAGAAATTTTGAAAATTCTTGACCAAAAAGGAGAGATTTTACAGAAGGATTTGTGGAAAGAGCTTAAAATCGACAGTAGTAAGTGCTCAAGGATTTTGAGAAAGCTCGAAAAAGAGGGATTAATTCGAAGAGTTGAAGTGGTAGTCGACGGTGTAAAGACTTTCAAAATAGTTTCTTCAAAATTCGAAGAGAAGAAAGCGGAAGAGGATAGGCTCGATTTAAGAACAGTAATGGACAGAATGGAGCAAATTGCGAGGCTTCCACCATGTTATGGCTGTTTAGAACTTGAATGCGAAGCAGAACGCTGTTTAAAACTCGAGGTATGGTTCCTTAAAGTGTGTAAATTTGGATAG
- a CDS encoding LSM domain-containing protein, translating into MLPNQMVKSLIGKVIRVEMKGEEHELVGKLEGVDEYMNLFLTNAMECKGDEKLRNLGEIVLRGNNVVIIKPQE; encoded by the coding sequence ATGCTACCGAACCAAATGGTGAAGTCCCTTATCGGAAAAGTGATCAGAGTGGAGATGAAAGGTGAAGAACACGAATTAGTTGGCAAGCTTGAAGGAGTGGACGAATATATGAACCTCTTCCTAACGAACGCAATGGAATGCAAGGGAGATGAGAAACTCAGAAATCTTGGCGAAATTGTGCTCAGAGGAAACAACGTGGTAATTATAAAGCCACAAGAATGA
- a CDS encoding radical SAM protein, with amino-acid sequence MLEERESKEEKIFVLRNIIEIRIPKKDYERLSKKYSNEYIISTYENKKIINRITGRELVFVTKESGIPLFGHSAFGIIDRGTNLLQIRCISGCNLNCVFCSVDEGRKSKTRKTDFIVDPDYMIEEIRKLIEFKGDKIELHLDGQGEPALYPYLEYFVEEASKIKGVEVISMQTNGIPLNEKRISELEGKMSRINLSISALSENTAKKLHPGYPLKKVLEIAEIIANSKIDLLIAPVWVPGYNEEEIPKLIEFALNIGAGKRYPPLGIQKYIPYRFGRRVGKSMSFEEFYKKLAEYEKEYGVKLILRPEDFGIEKRPSLKPPFKKGEIYSGKIVAEGRMYGEKLCISNNWSVAVISERKIGDFVKFEVVRTKDGIIVGKEV; translated from the coding sequence ATGTTAGAGGAAAGAGAAAGTAAGGAAGAGAAGATTTTTGTTCTTAGGAACATAATAGAGATCAGGATTCCAAAAAAAGACTATGAAAGGCTTTCTAAAAAATATTCAAATGAATACATAATTTCTACATATGAAAACAAAAAGATCATAAATAGAATTACCGGCAGAGAACTGGTTTTTGTTACAAAAGAGAGTGGAATACCGCTCTTTGGGCATTCAGCATTCGGAATAATAGACAGGGGAACAAATCTTTTGCAGATAAGGTGCATCTCTGGATGCAATCTGAACTGTGTTTTCTGCAGTGTAGATGAAGGTAGAAAGAGTAAAACGAGAAAGACAGACTTCATAGTGGATCCGGATTACATGATTGAAGAGATTAGAAAGTTAATTGAATTCAAAGGGGATAAAATTGAATTGCATTTGGATGGACAAGGAGAGCCCGCACTTTATCCGTATCTCGAGTATTTTGTTGAGGAGGCCAGCAAGATAAAGGGGGTTGAGGTTATTTCAATGCAGACAAATGGAATTCCGCTAAACGAAAAAAGAATATCCGAGCTTGAAGGAAAAATGAGTAGAATAAACCTCTCAATCAGTGCCCTAAGCGAGAATACGGCAAAAAAACTTCATCCCGGTTACCCGCTGAAGAAAGTTCTCGAAATAGCCGAAATTATTGCAAACAGCAAAATAGACTTGCTTATAGCCCCTGTCTGGGTCCCAGGCTATAATGAGGAGGAGATACCAAAATTAATAGAGTTTGCACTGAATATCGGTGCCGGGAAAAGGTATCCACCTCTCGGAATTCAGAAGTATATTCCTTATCGTTTTGGAAGAAGAGTTGGGAAGAGTATGTCTTTTGAAGAATTTTATAAAAAGTTAGCTGAATATGAAAAAGAATATGGTGTAAAGCTTATTTTGAGACCAGAAGATTTTGGAATTGAAAAAAGACCTTCATTAAAGCCACCATTCAAAAAAGGAGAGATATATTCAGGAAAAATAGTTGCAGAAGGTAGGATGTATGGGGAAAAGCTCTGCATCTCCAATAACTGGAGTGTCGCGGTAATTAGCGAGAGAAAGATTGGAGATTTCGTTAAATTCGAAGTCGTAAGAACAAAGGATGGGATAATAGTTGGTAAAGAAGTTTAA